A window of the Anaerolineales bacterium genome harbors these coding sequences:
- a CDS encoding HEAT repeat domain-containing protein: MSELLRKLYGSWIDWPELITGLILGAVLVFAIQKIGVNFSDVFEYIYSVIQSISGAISGKSGDPYKLDLLERMEMLHASKALFKVSEIAVPPHLLAPPIPADPVRTDPIPEYTLAVLPNLPDWNYLSGIYHAPSISIANALSEGANFMITGELGSGKTFALAHFAILALNKSPDAGIAAEMTPIFVHAADLEFRRRSEKDPLNVLIPAVQKTVSSNLASSIPNYLRPLFRKGKALLLLDGLDECTVEEITPITEWLGDLQMAFPNVRIIASGPARNYDGIVHAGLAPVAIAPWTEHDRSMFLAKWGQAWQQHIRPLLPKKRMYDVDPSLISGWFSNLARGLTPLEMTLRVWSAYMGDAKDTTTTKNIDAYLARLLSPNERPQAEAIGLNWLNERRGIVSERSIGRGTSTKDFISAGILIRRANNHISFTVPAIGAYLGARAMLSQGLAQQVFEPGWTPAETSLGFYAALGGDLAQVVGQYLGAGDDPLNSNLFITARWLRAAPAKAPWRANILRSLATLANSSDKPYGLRLRAVHALTRSEDPSTAILFRRLLASEDRISRILGALGLGGVQDEESIERLLDTVDQDRELHVRQAACLALAAIGTNPALEGIGKILLDGEEAVRLAVAEALAAQPGESINMLRDAIEVENILTRRAAVFGLARIPEDWIPELLQTMHLEDDQWIVRGAAAEALERIQNPPWKVYSLKTELSTTPWLVEFAKREGLAIAPGKASLELLRQALNKGKDEEKVAALEAIGNTAAEEMSLELQQALKSNQQFLKDSAFEALWRINASGLHQISYAQSKA; encoded by the coding sequence ATGAGTGAATTATTACGGAAGCTGTATGGAAGTTGGATCGATTGGCCGGAATTGATCACCGGCTTGATTCTGGGCGCCGTGTTGGTGTTCGCAATCCAAAAAATCGGTGTCAATTTCTCTGACGTCTTTGAATACATCTACTCCGTTATTCAATCTATCAGCGGCGCTATTTCCGGAAAATCCGGCGACCCCTACAAACTGGATTTACTCGAACGCATGGAAATGCTGCACGCATCGAAGGCGTTGTTCAAGGTTAGCGAGATTGCCGTCCCTCCACATCTGCTTGCTCCACCGATCCCCGCCGATCCCGTCCGCACAGATCCGATTCCGGAATACACTTTAGCCGTACTCCCCAACCTCCCCGATTGGAATTATTTATCCGGCATCTATCACGCCCCATCGATATCCATCGCAAACGCACTGTCCGAGGGCGCCAACTTCATGATCACGGGGGAACTCGGCAGCGGAAAAACGTTCGCTCTGGCACACTTCGCCATCCTGGCACTGAACAAATCGCCGGATGCGGGAATCGCCGCGGAGATGACTCCGATATTCGTTCACGCCGCCGACCTGGAATTCCGTCGCCGGTCGGAGAAAGACCCACTCAACGTACTCATTCCGGCGGTGCAGAAAACGGTCTCCTCCAATCTGGCTTCAAGCATACCGAACTATCTACGTCCACTATTTCGAAAGGGGAAGGCACTTCTCCTGCTGGATGGGCTGGACGAATGCACGGTCGAAGAAATCACACCCATCACCGAATGGCTCGGAGATCTCCAGATGGCTTTTCCCAACGTGCGTATCATCGCCAGTGGGCCGGCCAGGAATTACGACGGGATCGTCCATGCCGGACTCGCGCCCGTCGCCATCGCGCCCTGGACCGAGCATGACCGGAGTATGTTCCTGGCGAAATGGGGCCAGGCCTGGCAACAGCACATTCGGCCGCTACTGCCCAAGAAAAGAATGTACGACGTTGACCCGAGCTTGATCTCGGGATGGTTCTCCAACCTGGCGCGCGGGCTGACTCCCCTGGAAATGACACTGCGTGTGTGGTCGGCGTACATGGGCGACGCAAAAGATACCACGACAACGAAAAACATAGACGCCTACCTCGCTCGTCTGCTGTCACCCAACGAACGCCCGCAAGCAGAAGCCATCGGCCTGAATTGGCTCAACGAACGACGGGGTATCGTCTCCGAACGATCCATCGGCCGCGGTACCTCGACAAAAGACTTCATATCCGCCGGCATCCTGATACGTCGGGCGAACAATCATATCTCGTTCACCGTGCCGGCTATCGGCGCCTATTTGGGTGCCCGGGCAATGCTGTCCCAAGGTTTGGCGCAACAAGTGTTCGAACCAGGCTGGACACCCGCCGAAACTTCGCTGGGTTTCTACGCTGCGCTGGGCGGTGACCTTGCCCAAGTCGTGGGTCAATATCTCGGTGCAGGGGACGATCCCCTCAATTCCAACCTGTTCATCACAGCCCGCTGGCTGCGCGCGGCGCCGGCCAAAGCACCCTGGAGAGCGAATATCCTCCGCTCGCTTGCTACGCTGGCAAATTCGAGTGACAAACCATACGGCTTGCGCTTGCGCGCCGTCCATGCGTTGACTCGATCCGAAGACCCGTCAACGGCAATCCTGTTTCGGCGTCTGTTGGCTTCGGAAGACCGCATCAGCCGAATTCTGGGCGCGCTGGGCCTTGGCGGCGTTCAGGACGAGGAATCGATCGAGCGTCTGCTCGATACGGTGGATCAAGATCGGGAGCTGCACGTCCGGCAAGCGGCTTGTCTGGCTTTGGCGGCCATCGGAACGAATCCGGCACTCGAGGGCATAGGTAAAATCCTGCTCGACGGAGAGGAAGCCGTCCGTCTGGCCGTTGCCGAAGCTCTCGCCGCGCAGCCGGGCGAAAGCATCAACATGCTGCGCGATGCGATCGAAGTGGAAAATATCCTCACCCGCCGCGCTGCGGTGTTCGGACTGGCCCGCATCCCGGAGGATTGGATACCCGAACTACTCCAGACGATGCATCTCGAAGACGATCAATGGATCGTCCGCGGTGCAGCAGCGGAAGCGCTCGAACGCATTCAAAATCCACCCTGGAAAGTCTACTCCCTGAAAACGGAGTTATCCACGACACCGTGGCTGGTGGAATTCGCCAAGCGTGAAGGGCTCGCGATTGCCCCTGGAAAGGCGTCTTTGGAGCTGCTTCGCCAGGCCCTGAACAAAGGCAAGGATGAGGAGAAGGTTGCCGCACTCGAAGCGATCGGCAACACCGCGGCCGAGGAAATGAGTCTCGAACTCCAACAAGCCCTCAAATCCAACCAGCAGTTCCTCAAGGATTCAGCTTTCGAAGCCCTCTGGCGCATCAACGCATCCGGATTGCACCAGATCTCCTACGCGCAAAGCAAGGCTTGA
- a CDS encoding YggT family protein — translation MPSLVYIIAQLLSLLSWIVIVYVFLTYFLAPYNPLRMTLARFIEPMLAPFRRLIPPISGIDLSPMALIIILQILRQLVVRLFS, via the coding sequence ATGCCATCTCTCGTTTACATCATCGCTCAACTGCTGAGTCTTCTATCGTGGATCGTGATCGTGTACGTGTTCCTTACCTATTTCCTGGCGCCGTACAATCCACTGCGGATGACACTCGCCCGATTTATCGAGCCGATGCTGGCTCCGTTTCGGCGCCTGATACCCCCCATAAGTGGGATTGACCTCAGCCCCATGGCACTGATAATTATCTTGCAGATTTTACGTCAGTTGGTAGTAAGGTTGTTTTCTTGA
- the pgeF gene encoding peptidoglycan editing factor PgeF — translation MPFHQIETLRFFQFDSLADSHLVHAVFSRHGGVSPTPWNSLNVGATVGDEGERVAENRRRIFSVMHRNPDSLYDVWQIHSARCVVAREPRGNKPYHQADAILTDVPGLTLLMRFADCVPILLYDPGRQVIGLAHAGWIGTARCVAQSAVQGMIEHFSCDPAEILAALGPSIGPDHYEVGADVISAVRKVFPGKADLYLNSNGDSTYFDLWAANHGQLKEMGVRHIEVAGICTACHTGDWYSHRAENGLTGRFGALIGLG, via the coding sequence ATGCCGTTCCATCAGATCGAGACCCTTCGATTTTTCCAATTTGACTCGTTAGCCGATTCTCACTTGGTCCACGCTGTTTTTTCACGCCACGGGGGAGTCAGCCCGACGCCGTGGAATTCGTTGAACGTGGGCGCGACGGTCGGTGACGAAGGCGAGCGTGTCGCTGAGAATCGGCGGCGGATTTTCTCGGTAATGCACCGGAATCCGGATTCACTCTACGATGTCTGGCAAATCCATTCTGCACGCTGCGTCGTCGCCCGTGAACCCCGCGGGAATAAGCCCTATCATCAAGCCGACGCGATTCTCACCGACGTTCCGGGATTGACTCTGTTGATGCGATTTGCAGATTGTGTTCCCATCCTGCTCTACGATCCGGGCCGCCAGGTGATCGGACTCGCACATGCTGGCTGGATTGGAACTGCGCGGTGTGTAGCGCAGTCTGCCGTTCAGGGCATGATCGAGCATTTTTCCTGCGATCCGGCTGAAATACTCGCCGCTTTGGGGCCTTCGATCGGTCCGGACCATTACGAAGTTGGCGCCGACGTCATCTCGGCAGTTCGAAAAGTTTTTCCCGGAAAAGCGGACTTATACCTGAACTCGAACGGCGATTCTACCTATTTCGACCTCTGGGCTGCCAATCACGGTCAACTTAAAGAAATGGGCGTTCGGCACATAGAAGTGGCCGGAATCTGTACGGCTTGCCACACGGGAGATTGGTATTCCCATCGCGCTGAAAATGGACTCACCGGTCGTTTTGGCGCACTTATCGGTTTAGGTTGA
- a CDS encoding heavy metal translocating P-type ATPase, whose product MADSTRYVTLPITGMTCANCVATVERNIKKLDGVRSASVNLASERASVEYDSSKLGPGEIVARIQRAGYDVARGEINVLLRYVADSKEASRLEQKLLAKEGIITASVNPASERVRLEYIPTIIEPIEIQELIEKAGFEVIESSGESTDAEREARRKEIGRQRRLLITGLVFTVPLFVLSMARDLGFVPAVIATAAWYDWLMFILATPVQFYVGWQYYVGAYKALRNGAANMDVLIAMGSSAAYFYSLPILLGWLKGHLFFETAAVIITLIKLGKYLEARAKGRTSEAIRKLMNLQAKTANVIRDGHEVEIPVERVQVGDLVIVRPGEKIPVDGVVVEGTTSIDEAMLTGESMPVEKGPQDEVVGATINKMGMIKFKAQRVGKDTALAQIVRLVEEAQGSKAPIQHLADKVAAIFVPAVIGIALLTFAGWMFLAPPTSGDNSAFTRALINMVAVLVVACPCAMGLATPTAVMVGTGKGAEQGILFKTSAALERAGSLTTVVLDKTGTITRGQPSVTDIEVLDSRGNQDSLLTLAASAERGSEHPLGQAIVAAAGVRELRLEEPEDFTAIAGQGIEARVSGRRVLVGTTKLMTENRIPVDGVTGQVETLEHEAKTVVLVAADGRLVGLLGIADSVKENSREAIRELKQLGLEVIMVTGDNRQTAEAVARSVDLTPSLDGNQPAVFAEVLPGDKVSHIKSLQSQGKVLAMVGDGINDAPALAQADVGIAIGTGTDIAMAAAPITLISDNLQGVPRAVTLSRGTLRTIKQNLFWAFIYNILLIPSAALGIMNPMLAAGAMAFSSIFVVTNSLRLRGMRLS is encoded by the coding sequence ATGGCGGACAGCACGCGTTACGTGACCCTTCCCATAACCGGGATGACGTGCGCCAATTGTGTGGCTACAGTGGAACGGAACATCAAGAAGCTCGACGGTGTTCGATCGGCGAGTGTGAATCTGGCTTCCGAGCGGGCAAGCGTCGAGTATGACAGTTCGAAACTCGGCCCCGGCGAGATTGTGGCGCGCATCCAACGTGCGGGCTACGATGTGGCCAGAGGAGAAATCAACGTTCTACTGCGGTACGTCGCCGATTCCAAAGAAGCATCTCGCCTGGAACAGAAATTGCTGGCGAAGGAAGGAATCATCACGGCCAGCGTCAATCCTGCCAGCGAGAGGGTCCGTCTCGAATACATCCCCACGATCATCGAACCGATCGAAATTCAAGAGCTGATCGAGAAAGCCGGGTTCGAGGTCATCGAATCTTCCGGAGAGTCAACCGATGCTGAGCGGGAAGCGAGGCGCAAAGAGATCGGGCGGCAGCGGCGGCTGCTCATTACAGGCCTGGTCTTCACTGTTCCGCTCTTCGTGCTTTCCATGGCGCGTGATCTGGGTTTCGTACCCGCCGTTATCGCCACGGCTGCCTGGTACGATTGGCTGATGTTTATCCTGGCAACGCCGGTGCAGTTTTACGTCGGCTGGCAGTATTACGTCGGCGCTTATAAAGCGCTTCGCAACGGCGCGGCCAACATGGACGTGCTCATCGCCATGGGATCTTCAGCGGCATACTTCTACTCGCTTCCGATCCTCCTGGGTTGGCTGAAAGGCCACCTGTTCTTCGAAACCGCCGCTGTGATCATCACGCTGATCAAACTCGGGAAATACCTCGAGGCGCGTGCCAAAGGACGTACGAGCGAAGCCATACGCAAACTGATGAATCTACAGGCCAAGACGGCCAACGTAATTCGCGACGGCCATGAGGTGGAAATCCCGGTAGAGCGGGTGCAGGTTGGCGACCTGGTGATCGTGCGGCCCGGGGAGAAGATTCCCGTCGACGGTGTGGTCGTCGAAGGCACGACATCGATCGATGAAGCGATGCTGACCGGCGAATCGATGCCCGTTGAAAAAGGCCCGCAGGACGAAGTCGTTGGTGCCACGATCAACAAAATGGGCATGATCAAATTCAAAGCCCAGCGGGTTGGCAAGGACACCGCTCTGGCGCAAATCGTGCGTTTGGTAGAAGAGGCGCAGGGCAGCAAGGCGCCGATCCAACACCTCGCCGACAAGGTCGCAGCCATATTCGTACCCGCCGTGATCGGCATCGCGCTGTTGACCTTCGCCGGCTGGATGTTCCTTGCACCTCCGACGTCCGGCGACAATTCCGCCTTTACCCGTGCGCTGATCAACATGGTGGCGGTCTTGGTTGTCGCATGTCCGTGTGCCATGGGGCTCGCCACACCTACTGCCGTCATGGTGGGAACCGGGAAGGGGGCGGAGCAGGGGATTCTCTTCAAAACATCCGCTGCGCTGGAGCGGGCCGGCAGCTTGACGACCGTCGTGCTCGATAAGACCGGGACGATCACGCGCGGACAGCCCAGCGTTACGGATATCGAGGTTCTCGACTCGCGGGGAAATCAAGATTCGTTATTGACGCTCGCTGCGAGTGCCGAACGCGGCTCCGAACATCCCCTTGGGCAGGCGATCGTGGCCGCAGCCGGAGTGCGAGAGCTGCGGCTCGAGGAGCCCGAGGATTTCACGGCCATCGCGGGCCAGGGAATCGAAGCGCGAGTTTCCGGCAGAAGAGTACTGGTGGGTACCACGAAACTCATGACGGAGAACCGGATCCCCGTCGATGGCGTGACGGGGCAAGTGGAAACCCTAGAGCACGAGGCGAAAACCGTGGTGCTGGTGGCCGCCGACGGTCGCCTGGTTGGGTTGCTCGGTATCGCCGACAGCGTGAAGGAAAACTCTCGGGAAGCCATTCGAGAACTCAAACAGCTGGGTCTCGAAGTGATCATGGTAACCGGTGATAACCGGCAGACGGCCGAAGCCGTCGCCCGCAGCGTCGATTTGACTCCTTCGCTGGACGGCAACCAGCCGGCTGTTTTTGCCGAGGTACTGCCGGGCGATAAAGTCTCGCACATAAAATCACTCCAATCGCAGGGAAAGGTGCTCGCCATGGTCGGCGATGGCATCAACGATGCCCCGGCTCTGGCTCAGGCGGACGTCGGTATTGCGATCGGTACAGGGACCGACATTGCCATGGCGGCGGCGCCAATCACGTTGATCAGTGATAATCTGCAGGGAGTCCCCAGGGCAGTGACCCTCTCCCGAGGGACGCTGCGGACGATCAAACAGAATCTGTTCTGGGCTTTCATCTACAATATCCTGCTCATTCCAAGCGCCGCGTTGGGGATCATGAATCCCATGCTCGCAGCAGGAGCCATGGCTTTCAGCTCGATCTTCGTCGTGACCAACAGTCTCAGGCTACGTGGAATGCGGCTTTCCTGA
- a CDS encoding C4-type zinc ribbon domain-containing protein, whose amino-acid sequence MSRVSSLYRLQQIDLSLDRAHARIEEIDQTLADEEEILQKKKTLETKKGKLEAARKAHTKADDAVSAQRDKVNQTERTLYSGTVRNPKELQDLQQESESLKRYLVTLEDRLLDAMIELDDAEKTFDAANDDLTQSENSRASLHQDLLKERERLTMEIGRCEAEREAAVSDVTAEDLKLYESLRKRFSGMVVTLERDSSCSACGVELARSIRQEIRTGDDLIRCRQCGRILYAG is encoded by the coding sequence ATGAGCCGCGTTTCAAGCCTCTATCGCCTGCAGCAAATCGACCTGAGTCTCGACCGCGCACATGCGCGTATCGAGGAAATCGATCAAACCCTCGCAGACGAAGAAGAGATTCTGCAGAAGAAGAAAACGCTCGAAACCAAGAAGGGTAAACTCGAGGCTGCACGCAAAGCGCACACCAAGGCCGACGATGCTGTCAGTGCACAGCGCGACAAGGTCAATCAAACTGAGCGCACCCTCTACAGTGGTACGGTTCGAAATCCCAAGGAACTTCAAGATCTCCAACAGGAATCCGAATCCCTTAAACGGTACTTAGTGACCCTTGAAGATCGTCTCCTGGATGCTATGATCGAGTTGGACGACGCCGAGAAGACGTTCGATGCGGCAAACGACGATCTGACGCAAAGCGAGAATTCACGTGCATCCCTGCACCAGGACTTGCTTAAGGAACGAGAACGACTGACGATGGAAATCGGCCGCTGCGAAGCCGAACGAGAAGCGGCGGTGTCCGATGTCACCGCAGAGGATCTCAAGTTGTACGAATCCTTACGCAAACGCTTCTCCGGTATGGTGGTCACATTGGAACGAGATTCGAGCTGCAGTGCGTGCGGCGTAGAGTTGGCGCGGTCGATCCGCCAAGAGATCCGCACCGGTGATGATCTGATTCGCTGTCGCCAATGCGGGCGCATATTGTATGCAGGATGA
- a CDS encoding DUF167 domain-containing protein, with protein MRKFKLHDGKQGAALTVRVTPRASKTTFGGVLEDGTVRVRVSAPPLEGRANTALVKFLAKVLGVNRSRVEIVAGEKGLDKILSIIDMNAEQVEERIQCWMAENQKSK; from the coding sequence ATGCGTAAGTTTAAATTACACGACGGAAAACAGGGAGCTGCGCTTACCGTCCGTGTGACCCCTCGTGCGAGTAAAACCACTTTCGGCGGCGTGTTGGAAGATGGTACAGTTCGGGTCCGGGTTAGCGCGCCTCCGTTGGAGGGAAGAGCCAACACTGCGCTCGTCAAATTTCTCGCCAAGGTCCTGGGTGTCAATCGGAGCAGAGTGGAAATCGTAGCCGGGGAGAAAGGTCTCGATAAAATCTTGTCGATCATCGACATGAACGCCGAGCAGGTTGAGGAAAGGATTCAATGCTGGATGGCGGAGAACCAGAAATCGAAGTAG
- a CDS encoding cytochrome c biogenesis protein CcdA yields the protein MDSIAVSPYGLGIAALAGLLSFLSPCVLALVPAYLGYLGGRSVSASGEIVQSRRTTFLHGLAFVIGFSLVFVVGGAALGVVGNLLSDYDVRLWLARAGGVLVIVFGLHTMGVIHIPLLDYDTRKHVAPDPRLSYLSSALMGVFFSAGWAPCLGPILGAIYTIALFGSKALDGAILLVAYSVGMAIPFLLAALGVGSATELLRRHGKVIRALSIVTGVLLVILGVMLLTGGIEKFLAKYTSIIPTFGLEENLLQQ from the coding sequence ATGGATAGTATTGCTGTCTCTCCCTACGGATTGGGAATCGCCGCCCTCGCTGGTCTTTTGTCTTTTCTGTCCCCCTGTGTTCTGGCGCTCGTTCCCGCCTATTTGGGGTACCTGGGAGGTCGCTCTGTCAGCGCTTCGGGGGAAATCGTCCAAAGCCGCAGGACGACGTTTCTTCACGGACTGGCCTTCGTGATCGGGTTCAGCCTGGTGTTCGTAGTGGGTGGTGCTGCGTTGGGCGTCGTGGGGAATTTACTCAGCGATTACGATGTTCGTCTATGGCTGGCGCGCGCGGGCGGCGTGCTGGTGATCGTATTTGGGTTGCACACGATGGGCGTGATCCATATCCCCTTGTTGGATTACGATACGCGCAAGCATGTCGCCCCCGATCCGCGCTTGAGCTATCTCTCCTCGGCTTTGATGGGCGTATTCTTTTCCGCCGGGTGGGCGCCGTGTCTGGGTCCTATACTTGGCGCGATCTATACCATAGCATTGTTCGGCAGCAAAGCGCTGGATGGTGCAATTTTGCTCGTTGCCTACTCCGTCGGAATGGCGATTCCTTTTCTCCTGGCGGCGTTGGGGGTTGGCAGCGCGACCGAACTCCTTCGCAGACATGGTAAGGTCATTCGTGCACTTTCGATTGTGACCGGCGTCCTGCTCGTAATTTTGGGCGTTATGTTGTTGACCGGCGGCATAGAAAAATTCCTGGCGAAATACACTTCGATCATCCCCACGTTTGGGTTGGAAGAAAATCTACTGCAGCAATAA
- a CDS encoding DUF2085 domain-containing protein gives MRKECKLCDEVKIELEELKSEYPHELVEVDIDSDPILQDHYAAKIPVLKVGPYTLEAPFDETQLRVTLAAAQQGRTHEKVPDEDHRERAVSMHKVLLSLSKHWLAIFNLLVFMYVGLPFAAPVMMEYGATRPARWIYALYSPLCHQLAFRSWFLFGEQPAYPLEIANSHLGSYGEVTGMNENDQWEAREFTGNDRLGYKVALCERDVAIYGGIFLSGLLFAVLRKRIKPLPIGFWILIGILPIAIDGGSQLLAQLPLGFLTPRESTPFLRTLTGLLFGVANVWLAYPYLEETMQELRVMVSMKLAGAGESL, from the coding sequence ATGCGGAAAGAATGCAAGCTTTGTGACGAAGTGAAGATCGAACTTGAGGAATTGAAGTCGGAGTACCCGCACGAATTGGTCGAGGTCGACATCGATAGCGATCCCATCTTGCAGGACCATTACGCCGCCAAGATCCCGGTTTTGAAGGTCGGCCCTTATACCCTCGAAGCCCCATTTGACGAAACCCAACTGCGCGTGACGCTGGCTGCCGCGCAACAGGGAAGAACGCACGAAAAAGTGCCCGACGAGGACCATCGTGAGCGGGCGGTAAGTATGCACAAAGTGCTGCTTTCTCTGTCCAAACACTGGTTGGCCATTTTCAACTTGCTTGTGTTCATGTACGTCGGGCTGCCTTTTGCTGCACCGGTAATGATGGAGTATGGCGCAACTCGTCCAGCCAGATGGATCTATGCCCTCTATTCACCGCTTTGCCATCAACTGGCTTTTCGATCGTGGTTCCTGTTCGGGGAACAGCCGGCGTATCCCCTGGAGATCGCCAATTCACACCTCGGATCCTACGGTGAGGTCACAGGCATGAACGAGAACGATCAATGGGAAGCACGCGAGTTCACCGGAAACGACCGGCTGGGATATAAGGTGGCGCTCTGTGAACGGGACGTGGCGATATACGGCGGAATCTTCCTCAGCGGGCTGCTTTTCGCCGTTTTACGGAAACGCATAAAGCCGCTCCCCATTGGGTTTTGGATACTCATCGGCATCCTGCCGATCGCCATCGATGGTGGATCGCAGCTCCTCGCGCAACTTCCCCTTGGCTTCCTCACGCCCAGGGAAAGCACTCCGTTTCTGCGTACGCTAACCGGGCTGCTCTTTGGCGTGGCGAACGTCTGGCTCGCCTATCCATATCTGGAAGAAACCATGCAGGAACTGCGAGTGATGGTCTCGATGAAGCTGGCCGGCGCCGGCGAATCGCTTTGA